One window from the genome of Ailuropoda melanoleuca isolate Jingjing chromosome 5, ASM200744v2, whole genome shotgun sequence encodes:
- the LOC117802224 gene encoding olfactory receptor 4K15 isoform X1: MNETNHSRVTEFVLLGLSNSKERQPFLFLIFSLLYLAILLGNFLIILTVTSDSRLHTPMYFLLASFSFIDICFASFATPKMIADFLVEHKTISFDACLAQIFFVHLFTGSEMVLLVSMAYDCYVAICKPLHYMTIMSHRVCIILVLISWLVGFIHTTSQLAFTVNLPFCGPNQVDNFFCDLPLVTKLACIDTYVVSLVIVADSAFLSMCSFLLLVVSYTVILITVRNRSSASMAKARSTLTAHITVVILFFGPCIFIYVWPFSSYSADKVLAVFYTIFTPILNPVIYTVRNKEVKAAMSKLKSRYLKPGQVSTVIRNVLFWEKK; the protein is encoded by the exons ATGAATGAGACAAATCATTCCAGGGTGACCGAGTTTGTGTTGCTGGGGCTCTCTAATTCCAAGGAGCGCCAACCTTTCTTGTTTCTCATATTTTCACTACTTTACCTAGCAATACTGTTGGGAAACTTTCTTATCATCCTCACTGTAACCTCAGATTCCCGCcttcacacccccatgtactttcTGCTTGCAAGCTTCTCTTTTATAGATATATGTTTTGCCTCTTTTGCTACCCCCAAAATGATTGCAGACTTTCTGGTTGAGCACAAGACTATTTCTTTTGATGCCTGCCTGGCCCAGATTTTCTTTGTTCACCTTTTCACTGGCAGTGAAATGGTGCTCCTTGTATCCATGGCTTATGACTGTTATGTTGCTATATGTAAACCTCTCCACTACATGACGATAATGAGCCACCGCGTGTGTATTATTCTTGTTCTCATCTCCTGGCTTGTGGGTTTCATCCACACTACTAGCCAGTTGGCATTTACTGTTAACTTGCCTTTTTGTGGCCCGAATCAGGTAGACAATTTTTTCTGTGACCTCCCTCTAGTGACCAAGCTGGCCTGCATAGACACTTATGTTGTCAGCCTGGTTATAGTTGCAGACAGTGCCTTTCTTTCTATGTGTTCCTTTCTACTCTTGGTTGTCTCCTACACTGTGATACTTATCACAGTCAGGAACCGTTCCTCTGCTAGCATGGCAAAGGCCCGCTCCACACTGACTGCTCATATCACTGTGGTCATACTGTTCTTTGGACCATGCATCTTCATCTATGTGTGGCCCTTCAGCAGTTACTCTGCTGACAAAGTCCTTGCTGTGTTTTACACCATCTTTACTC CCATTTTAAACCCAGTTATCTACACTGTGAGGAACAAAGAAGTGAAGGCAGCTATGTCAAAACTGAAGAGTCGGTATCTGAAGCCTGGACAGGTTTCTACAGTCATAAGGAATgttcttttttgggaaaaaaagtaa
- the LOC117802224 gene encoding olfactory receptor 4K15 isoform X2, with protein MNETNHSRVTEFVLLGLSNSKERQPFLFLIFSLLYLAILLGNFLIILTVTSDSRLHTPMYFLLASFSFIDICFASFATPKMIADFLVEHKTISFDACLAQIFFVHLFTGSEMVLLVSMAYDCYVAICKPLHYMTIMSHRVCIILVLISWLVGFIHTTSQLAFTVNLPFCGPNQVDNFFCDLPLVTKLACIDTYVVSLVIVADSAFLSMCSFLLLVVSYTVILITVRNRSSASMAKARSTLTAHITVVILFFGPCIFIYVWPFSSYSADKVLAVFYTIFTPF; from the coding sequence ATGAATGAGACAAATCATTCCAGGGTGACCGAGTTTGTGTTGCTGGGGCTCTCTAATTCCAAGGAGCGCCAACCTTTCTTGTTTCTCATATTTTCACTACTTTACCTAGCAATACTGTTGGGAAACTTTCTTATCATCCTCACTGTAACCTCAGATTCCCGCcttcacacccccatgtactttcTGCTTGCAAGCTTCTCTTTTATAGATATATGTTTTGCCTCTTTTGCTACCCCCAAAATGATTGCAGACTTTCTGGTTGAGCACAAGACTATTTCTTTTGATGCCTGCCTGGCCCAGATTTTCTTTGTTCACCTTTTCACTGGCAGTGAAATGGTGCTCCTTGTATCCATGGCTTATGACTGTTATGTTGCTATATGTAAACCTCTCCACTACATGACGATAATGAGCCACCGCGTGTGTATTATTCTTGTTCTCATCTCCTGGCTTGTGGGTTTCATCCACACTACTAGCCAGTTGGCATTTACTGTTAACTTGCCTTTTTGTGGCCCGAATCAGGTAGACAATTTTTTCTGTGACCTCCCTCTAGTGACCAAGCTGGCCTGCATAGACACTTATGTTGTCAGCCTGGTTATAGTTGCAGACAGTGCCTTTCTTTCTATGTGTTCCTTTCTACTCTTGGTTGTCTCCTACACTGTGATACTTATCACAGTCAGGAACCGTTCCTCTGCTAGCATGGCAAAGGCCCGCTCCACACTGACTGCTCATATCACTGTGGTCATACTGTTCTTTGGACCATGCATCTTCATCTATGTGTGGCCCTTCAGCAGTTACTCTGCTGACAAAGTCCTTGCTGTGTTTTACACCATCTTTACTCCATTTTAA
- the LOC117802457 gene encoding LOW QUALITY PROTEIN: olfactory receptor 4K1-like (The sequence of the model RefSeq protein was modified relative to this genomic sequence to represent the inferred CDS: substituted 1 base at 1 genomic stop codon) — MAHTNESVVSEFVLLGLSKSWEIQLFFFAIFSLAYVTSVLGNIMIIVTISSDSHLNSPMYFLLSNLSFIDICQSNFATPKKLVDFFVEHKTISFEGCMAQIFLLHSFVGSEMMLLVPMAYDRFIAICKPLHYSTIMNWRLFIIFVFISWSVGILHSVIHLTFTVDLPFCGPNXVDTFFCDLPLVIELACMDTYEMEIMTLTNSGLISLGCFLALIISYTIILITVHHQSSSRSSKALSMLTAHVTVVILSFGPCIYSYIWPFSRLSVDKFLSVFYTVCMPLLNPIIYSLRNEDVKSAMQKLRNRHVNSWKNQGSP, encoded by the coding sequence ATGGCTCATACAAATGAATCCGTGGTGTCTGAGTTTGTGCTTCTGGGACTTTCTAAGTCTTGGGAAATTCAACTGTTCTTTTTTGCCATCTTCTCTTTAGCGTATGTGACATCAGTGCTGGGCAACATCATGATTATTGTTACAATTTCCTCTGACTCCCATTTGAACTCTCCTATGTACTTCCTGCTCAGTAACCTTTCCTTCATTGATATCTGCCAATCTAATTTTGCCACCCCCAAGAAGCTTGTGGACTTCTTTGTTGAACACAAGACTATCTCCTTCGAGGGCTGCATGGCCCAAATATTCCTTCTTCATAGCTTTGTTGGGAGTGAGATGATGTTGCTCGTACCTATGGCGTATGACAGATTTATAGCCATCTGTAAGCCCCTACACTATAGCACAATTATGAATTGGagactatttataatttttgtgtttatttcctgGTCTGTGGGTATTCTTCATTCTGTGATTCACTTGACTTTTACAGTGGATCTGCCATTCTGTGGCCCCAATTAGGTAGACACCTTCTTTTGTGACCTTCCCCTGGTGATAGAGCTGGCTTGTATGGATActtatgaaatggaaataatgactCTAACTAACAGTGGCCTGATATCATTGGGCTGTTTTCTGGCTTTAATTATTTCCTACACCATCATTTTGATCACTGTTCATCACCAGTCCTCCAGCAGGTCATCCAAGGCACTTTCTATGTTAACTGCTCACGTCACAGTAGTGATTCTTTCCTTTGGGCCTTGCATTTATTCCTATATATGGCCTTTTAGCAGACTTTCTGTGGATAAGTTCCTTTCTGTGTTCTACACTGTTTGTATGCCCCTGTTGAATCCCATCATCTACTCTCTAAGGAATGAAGATGTTAAGTCAGCCATGCAAAAGCTGAGAAACCGTCATGTGAACTCCTGGAAAAACCAGGGATCACCATGA